The Thermobispora bispora DSM 43833 genome window below encodes:
- a CDS encoding DUF4178 domain-containing protein has product MVAAVVIAVAVTLIVVLGAFLMIASIGRSLAAPPKPSGKPAAPGAAAPAGEPGYLDPRTIRVGDTVGVQGTRYRCIGALTVTWQGENWTEYFLEDADRRVRSLTVEERRGGDGGDVSHLAVILWTPIPTEGMIPAKRMLIVDGVEFHPVERGTAAFRSEGITGFPDRGLLDFADYRSADGRMLSFQRAQGGRWEACYAQPLPPGTITVERATRPGG; this is encoded by the coding sequence ATGGTGGCAGCGGTCGTGATCGCGGTGGCCGTCACCCTGATCGTCGTGCTGGGCGCGTTCCTCATGATCGCCAGCATCGGGCGTTCTCTCGCGGCACCCCCCAAGCCCTCCGGCAAGCCGGCCGCCCCGGGTGCGGCGGCCCCTGCCGGGGAGCCCGGATACCTCGATCCCCGGACGATCAGGGTGGGTGACACGGTCGGCGTCCAGGGGACGCGGTACCGGTGCATCGGGGCGCTCACCGTGACCTGGCAGGGCGAGAACTGGACGGAGTACTTCCTCGAGGACGCCGACCGGCGCGTCCGGTCGCTCACCGTCGAGGAGCGGCGCGGCGGTGACGGGGGCGACGTCAGCCACCTCGCCGTCATCCTCTGGACCCCGATCCCCACCGAGGGCATGATCCCGGCGAAGCGCATGCTGATCGTGGACGGGGTGGAGTTCCATCCCGTGGAACGTGGCACTGCCGCGTTCCGCTCCGAGGGGATCACCGGCTTCCCGGACCGGGGCCTGCTCGACTTCGCCGACTACCGGTCCGCGGACGGGCGGATGCTCTCCTTCCAGCGGGCGCAGGGCGGCAGGTGGGAGGCGTGCTACGCCCAGC
- the dapC gene encoding succinyldiaminopimelate transaminase has translation MIALPDFPWDRLAPYKELASAHPGGIVDLSVGTPVDPVPEVARSALAEAANSPGYPQTYGTARLREAAARWLRRRHGVTVDPAAVLPTIGSKELVAWLPTLLGVGPGQRVIFPELAYPTYDVGARLAGAEPYPADGLLALGPERAALVWVNSPSNPTGRVLPPEHLRKVVAWARERGAVVASDECYIELGWEERPVSILHPEVCGGSHEGLLAVHSLSKRSNLAGYRAGFIAGDPELVRRLLEIRKHAGMMVPAPVQAAMVAVLDDDRHAEEQRERYARRRAALRPALERAGWIIEHSVAGLYLWATNGTDCWEQVRALAERGILVAPGEFYGPAGRRYVRIAVTASDERIAAAVDRLK, from the coding sequence AGGAGCTGGCGAGCGCGCATCCCGGAGGAATCGTCGACCTCTCGGTCGGCACCCCGGTGGATCCGGTACCCGAGGTCGCCCGCAGCGCGCTCGCCGAGGCGGCGAACAGCCCCGGCTATCCGCAGACGTACGGCACGGCGCGGCTGCGCGAGGCGGCGGCACGGTGGCTGCGACGCCGGCACGGGGTCACCGTCGACCCGGCGGCGGTTCTCCCCACGATCGGCTCCAAGGAGCTGGTCGCCTGGCTGCCCACCCTGCTCGGGGTGGGCCCGGGCCAGCGGGTGATCTTCCCGGAGCTCGCGTACCCGACCTACGACGTCGGGGCGCGGCTGGCCGGGGCCGAGCCGTACCCGGCGGACGGCCTGCTCGCCCTGGGACCGGAACGGGCGGCGCTGGTCTGGGTGAACTCGCCGTCGAACCCGACCGGCCGGGTGCTGCCCCCCGAGCACCTGCGCAAGGTCGTCGCGTGGGCGCGGGAGCGGGGCGCCGTGGTGGCGTCCGACGAGTGCTACATCGAGCTCGGCTGGGAGGAGCGCCCGGTCTCGATCCTCCACCCCGAGGTCTGCGGCGGCTCCCACGAAGGGCTGCTCGCCGTGCACTCGCTCTCCAAGCGGTCGAACCTCGCCGGATACCGGGCGGGGTTCATCGCCGGGGACCCGGAGCTGGTGCGGCGCCTCCTGGAGATCCGCAAGCACGCGGGCATGATGGTGCCCGCCCCGGTCCAGGCGGCCATGGTGGCCGTGCTCGACGACGACCGGCACGCCGAAGAGCAGCGGGAGCGGTACGCGCGGCGCAGGGCCGCGCTGCGCCCGGCCCTGGAGCGGGCCGGATGGATCATCGAGCACTCGGTCGCCGGGCTCTACCTGTGGGCCACGAACGGCACGGACTGCTGGGAGCAGGTCCGGGCGCTCGCCGAACGGGGGATCCTCGTGGCGCCCGGTGAGTTCTACGGCCCGGCCGGCCGCCGTTATGTCCGCATCGCCGTCACCGCGAGCGACGAGCGCATTGCAGCGGCGGTGGACCGTTTGAAGTAG